From Caldibacillus debilis DSM 16016, a single genomic window includes:
- a CDS encoding capping complex subunit for YIEGIA gives MGTTFEKMILAVVTTNPKKAPSGICVFHCDDEEEMFDIAAKLEAITDGIAHRLRNDLMILVRHG, from the coding sequence TTGGGAACAACCTTTGAAAAAATGATCTTGGCCGTGGTGACCACCAACCCGAAAAAAGCCCCTTCGGGCATTTGCGTGTTCCACTGCGACGATGAAGAGGAAATGTTCGATATCGCCGCCAAACTGGAAGCGATCACGGACGGGATCGCCCACCGGTTGCGGAACGATTTGATGATCCTTGTCAGGCACGGATAG
- a CDS encoding YIEGIA family protein: MSEYFYPSLFGISAGVLARILMLRTDYRQYPTYLHGKIIHIALGFIAASLGTIAVPALLEQQYTAITFLTLAASQFREVRNMERNTLTQLDAYELVPRGSTYIEGIAIAFESRNYLVIFTSVLTTLASILFSFWAGAVVALLCMIAARVLMAGGKLGDICEVRHVPPRFEGEGLYIDDIYIMNIGLPERREEILRYGTGFLLLPKNFNARTTIANLGQRQAILHDVSTALGVHRDSGTPALVPLAKRDQNDGRVAVFILPQEKNVEKALEIIRRVPTLENAIRMPAKRLRM; the protein is encoded by the coding sequence ATGAGCGAATATTTTTATCCGTCCCTGTTCGGCATTTCCGCCGGCGTATTGGCGAGGATCCTGATGCTCCGGACCGATTACCGGCAATACCCGACCTATTTGCACGGGAAAATCATCCATATCGCCCTCGGCTTCATCGCCGCCTCGTTGGGAACGATCGCCGTTCCCGCCCTGTTGGAGCAGCAATATACGGCGATCACCTTTTTGACGCTGGCCGCTTCCCAATTCCGGGAAGTGCGGAATATGGAAAGGAATACGTTGACCCAATTGGATGCCTATGAGCTGGTGCCGAGGGGCAGCACTTATATCGAAGGGATTGCCATCGCCTTTGAGAGCAGGAATTATTTGGTCATCTTCACGTCCGTACTCACCACTTTAGCTTCGATCCTGTTTTCCTTTTGGGCCGGCGCCGTTGTCGCCCTGCTTTGCATGATCGCCGCGAGGGTGCTGATGGCGGGGGGAAAACTGGGGGATATTTGCGAGGTCCGCCACGTCCCGCCCCGTTTTGAAGGGGAAGGGCTGTACATCGACGATATTTATATCATGAACATCGGCCTGCCGGAAAGAAGGGAAGAAATTTTGCGGTACGGGACGGGCTTCCTTTTGCTTCCGAAAAATTTCAATGCCCGGACCACCATCGCCAATCTGGGCCAGCGCCAGGCGATTTTGCACGATGTTTCCACGGCCCTTGGCGTCCACCGGGATTCCGGCACCCCCGCACTGGTCCCTTTGGCCAAGCGGGATCAGAATGACGGGAGGGTGGCCGTGTTCATTCTTCCCCAGGAGAAAAACGTGGAAAAGGCCTTGGAGATCATCCGGCGGGTGCCGACTTTGGAAAACGCCATCCGGATGCCGGCGAAGCGGTTGAGGATGTAG